Proteins encoded in a region of the Micropterus dolomieu isolate WLL.071019.BEF.003 ecotype Adirondacks linkage group LG09, ASM2129224v1, whole genome shotgun sequence genome:
- the LOC123976701 gene encoding cadherin-related family member 5-like gives MRAIICSCLLACVLCCNVMAAINHEVVEEKSQITLPCPHPVGKVTWSREINGSKVDILTVDGDREIRHNDPGKRYSSQANKALHILRAAVSDAGRYFCNNEPAVELTVIPPGTVRLTAAERTRVTLKCPPDVGGSAGSTWSRNSSVIRQKGRFNVSPVDKTLTITDLRPKDSGLYYCDGKPAAYLTVTKGNKAPPKTTTPTKMTTTTLTSTPTPTTPTTTTSTPTTIPTTTRATTTRQTTSTPTEPRPAAATAPSTPPANTDTTKEKGSNKKPGEDENQKQLLFGGIGIVVSFLLLLLLLILYCTWRRRFKKRGSEGMQPVYDEIQEGVVFRPISDGSDPNDPTYCTIPDLPPVGRRTETLLPNESPYSLIDSTFLGGNNEGSTQLSALEKPKEPENNNDQSFV, from the exons ATGAGGGCGATTATCTGCAGCTGCCTGCTAGCCTGTGTTCTGTGCTGTAATGTCATGGCAG CAATAAATCATGAAGTAGTCGAGGAGAAGAGCCAGATCACTCTGCCATGTCCTCACCCTGTGGGTAAAGTGACGTGGAGCAGAGAGATTAATGGAAGCAAAGTTGACATACTTACAGTTGATGGTGACAGAGAGATAAGACACAATGATCCAGGCAAACGATACAGTTCACAGGCAAATAAGGCACTTCACATTCTCAGAGCTGCCGTGTCAGACGCTGGAAGATACTTCTGTAATAATGAACCAGCTGTGGAGCTGACGGTGATCCCACCAG GGACAGTCAGACTCACGGCTGCAGAGAGGACCAGGGTCACTCTGAAATGCCCTCCTGATGTTGGAGGATCAGCTGGTTCAACATGGAGCAGAAACTCCAGTGTAATACGGCAAAAAGGACGTTTTAATGTTTCACCAGTTGACAAGACGCTGACTATAACAGACCTGCGGCCTAAAGACTCTGGACTTTACTACTGTGATGGAAAACCAGCTGCGTATCTGACTGTGACCAAAG GTAACAAGGCACCACCCAAAACAACAACTCCAActaaaatgacaacaacaacattaacctcaacaccaacaccaacaacTCCAACTACAACaacctcaacaccaacaactaT accAACAACAACACGAGCAACTACAACAAGACAAACAACATCAACACCAACAGAGCCTcgtccagcagcagcaacagcaccaTCAACACCACCTGCAAACACTgatacaacaaaagaaaaaggttCCAACAAGAAACCCGGAGAGGACGAGA ACCAGAAACAACTTCTTTTTGGGGGGATTGGAATAGTTGTctccttcctcctgctcctcctcctcctcatcctttACTGTACTTGGAGACGCAGGTTTAAAAAACGAG GAAGTGAAGGAATGCAGCCTGTCTATGATGAGATACAGGAAGGTGTAGTGTTTCGGCCAATAAGTG ATGGATCAGATCCAAATGATCCCACATATTGCACCATCCCTGATCTTCCACCAGTGGGAAGGAGGACTG AGACATTGCTTCCTAATGAGTCCCCATATTCCTTGATCGACAGCACTTTCCTTGGAGGAAATAATGAAG GTTCGACGCAGCTCAGTGCCTTGGAGAAACCGAAAGAACCTGAAAACAACAACGACCAATCTTTCGTTTGA